In Pseudomonas fluorescens NCIMB 11764, a single window of DNA contains:
- a CDS encoding glucan biosynthesis protein G: MIVSPCIAPKLSAKRLRSALVAGSALLCLLSAGQLWAFSLDDVSAKAKELAGQKYEAPRSNLPKEFREMKFADYQKIRFLTEKAEWADQKTPFKLSFYHQGMHFDTPVKINEITATTVEEIKYDPSRFDFGDLKFDPKATEQLGYAGFRVLYPINKADKQDEIMTMLGASYFRVVGKGHTYGLSARGMAIDTALPSGEEFPRFTEFWIQQPKPGDKHLVIFALLDSPRATGAYRLTVRPGSDTIVDVKAQMFLRDKVTKLGVAPLTSMFLFGANQPSKVLNYRRELHDSSGLSIHAGNGEWIWRPLNNPKHLSVSNYSVENPRGFGLLQRGRDFSHYEDLDDRYDKRPSAWIEPKGDWGKGSVDLVEIPTADETNDNIVAFWSPEKLPEPGQPLEFGYRMHWTIDEAALHAPDSAWVQQTLRSTGDVKQSNLIRQPDGSVAYLVDFEGPSLAALPSDADVRSQVSVGDNAELVENSVRYNPETKGWRLTLRMKIKDPSKATEMRAALVQNILPADLAKSSVPASSNAVAKADKVAARQQEKADKEAKQAEAKQAEAKPVADAKEANKDAKQPAAADAAPATPESAATEDVLTETWSYQLPADE, translated from the coding sequence GTGATTGTTAGTCCCTGTATTGCACCAAAATTGTCTGCCAAACGGTTACGAAGCGCTCTGGTAGCGGGCTCTGCCCTGCTTTGCCTGCTCAGCGCCGGCCAGCTTTGGGCATTCAGTCTGGATGATGTATCGGCCAAGGCAAAAGAGCTGGCCGGGCAGAAATACGAAGCCCCGCGCAGTAACCTGCCGAAAGAATTCCGTGAAATGAAATTCGCGGACTATCAAAAAATTCGTTTCCTGACCGAAAAAGCCGAATGGGCTGATCAGAAAACCCCGTTCAAGTTGTCGTTCTATCACCAGGGTATGCATTTCGATACACCGGTGAAAATCAACGAAATCACCGCGACCACCGTCGAAGAGATCAAATACGACCCAAGTCGTTTCGATTTCGGCGACTTGAAATTCGATCCTAAAGCCACCGAACAACTGGGGTATGCCGGTTTCCGTGTGCTGTACCCGATCAACAAGGCCGACAAGCAAGACGAAATCATGACCATGCTCGGCGCGAGTTACTTCCGCGTTGTCGGCAAGGGGCACACGTATGGCTTGTCCGCTCGCGGCATGGCGATCGATACCGCGTTGCCGTCCGGCGAAGAATTCCCGCGTTTCACCGAGTTCTGGATTCAACAGCCGAAACCGGGCGACAAGCACCTGGTCATCTTCGCCCTTCTGGATTCGCCACGCGCTACCGGTGCCTATCGCCTGACCGTACGTCCGGGCAGCGACACCATTGTCGACGTCAAGGCTCAGATGTTCCTGCGTGACAAGGTCACCAAGCTTGGCGTTGCGCCGCTGACCAGCATGTTCCTGTTCGGCGCCAACCAGCCTTCCAAAGTGCTGAACTATCGTCGCGAACTGCATGACTCCAGCGGTCTGTCGATCCATGCCGGCAACGGCGAGTGGATCTGGCGCCCGTTGAACAACCCGAAACACCTGTCGGTGAGCAACTACTCGGTCGAGAACCCGCGTGGCTTCGGCTTGTTGCAACGTGGCCGTGACTTCAGTCACTACGAAGACCTCGACGACCGCTACGACAAGCGCCCAAGTGCCTGGATCGAGCCAAAAGGCGATTGGGGCAAGGGTTCTGTAGACCTGGTCGAAATTCCGACGGCCGATGAAACCAACGACAACATTGTTGCCTTCTGGAGCCCGGAAAAACTGCCTGAGCCTGGCCAGCCGCTGGAGTTCGGCTACCGCATGCACTGGACCATCGACGAAGCCGCGCTTCATGCGCCGGACAGTGCCTGGGTTCAACAGACCCTGCGCTCCACAGGCGACGTCAAACAGTCCAACCTGATTCGTCAGCCGGACGGCAGCGTTGCCTATCTGGTGGACTTCGAAGGCCCGTCGCTGGCGGCATTGCCGTCCGATGCGGACGTTCGCAGCCAGGTCAGCGTTGGCGACAATGCCGAACTGGTCGAGAACAGCGTGCGATACAACCCTGAAACCAAGGGCTGGCGCCTGACCCTGCGCATGAAGATCAAGGACCCGAGCAAAGCCACCGAGATGCGTGCTGCGCTGGTCCAGAACATTCTGCCTGCCGACCTGGCCAAGTCATCCGTGCCAGCGTCCAGCAATGCTGTGGCCAAGGCCGACAAGGTTGCCGCCAGACAACAGGAAAAAGCAGACAAGGAAGCCAAGCAAGCCGAGGCCAAGCAGGCCGAAGCCAAGCCAGTCGCAGATGCCAAGGAGGCCAACAAAGACGCCAAGCAGCCTGCTGCTGCGGACGCGGCCCCAGCCACACCGGAATCGGCCGCGACTGAAGACGTCCTGACCGAGACCTGGAGCTACCAGTTGCCTGCCGATGAGTAA